GCAGCACCACCACCGGCTGGCGGCCCGCGGGCAGGAAGTCCTGGAACGCGCGCTGCACGGTGCTGATGAGGCCGCGGTCGCGGATGTAGCGGCGGTTGACGAAGGTATAGAGGCCGCGCGCGTTGGGCAGCGTGTACTCCGGCGACGCGAGGTAGCCCGTGACGACGACGCCCAGCCGGCGCTCCTCCACCGGGAACAGGTGCGGGAAGGACGCGGGGCCCAGGGCCGCGGCGATGCGCTCGCGCGGATCATGCCCGCTGGCGGGGCTGGAGAAGAGCTCGTTGCCCTCGTGCGAGGCGAAGAAGCCGACCTCCGGGTGCGCGAGCGCCAGGCGCACCACGGCCTCCTCGCAGTGCTTGAGCTCGGTGGCGCCCTGGCGCATGAACTTGCGGCGCGCGGGCACGTTGAAGAACAGGTCCTCCACGGTGATGACAGTGCCCACGCGGGGCGGCGCGTCCTCCACCGTGGGCGGTCCGCCGCCCTCCACCTTGACCTGGGTGCCCTCGTGCGCGTCCGGCTCCGCGGTGTGCAGCGTGAAGCGGGACACGGAGGCGATGGCGGGGATGGCCTCGCCCCGGAACCCCATGGAGTCGATGTGGAAGAGGTCGTCCAGCTCCCGCAGCTTGCTGGTGGCGTGGCGCTCCAGGCAGAGCGTGGCGTCCTCGCGGCTCATGCCGTGGCCGTCGTCGGAGATGGTGATGCGGCCCACGCCGCCCGCCTCCAGCTCCACGCGCACGGTGCGGGCGCCAGCGTCCAGCGAGTTCTCGCACAGCTCCTTCACCACGGAGGCGGGGCGCTCCACCACCTCACCGGCGGCGATCTTGTTGATGAGCACGTCGCTCAGGCGCGCGATTCGGGACATGGCGATCAGCCACCCTCCGCCACCTGGATGACGTTGTCCAGAACATCACGGGTGCACTCGGCTGACATTCCTGGACGGCTGGGCTAACACCCGCCCCTGCGAATGGAAGTGATCCGAGCAGGCAAGGGCCCGATGCGCATCGCGGTGACAGGCGCCAATGGCGACTACGGCAGGCTGCTGCTGCCGAGGCTGGAAGCGGACCCCGGCGTGGAGAGCATCCTCGTGCTGGACACGAAGGAGCCCCAGGGCACGGGCAAGGTGGAGTTCCACCGCGTGGACCTCACCCGCTACGACGCGGAAGCCGAGCTGACGGACGCGCTCACCGAGCGCCCCGTGGACGCCCTCTTCCACCTGGCGTTCCTCTTCGGGCCCATCCTCAACGGCCCGCTGGCGCACGAGCTGGAAGTCATTGGCACCATGAACGTGCTGACGGCGGTGGGCCGCGCGCGGCTGCCCCGGCTGGTGGTGCCGTCGCTCACGGTGACGTACGGCGCGCGGGGCAACAACCCGGCGCTCCTGCGCGAGGGCTCGCCGCTGTTTGGCTGTCCGCACAGCCGCTTCGTGAACGACAAGGTGGAGGTGGAGGGACAGGTGCGGGCGTTCCGCGAGCGCAACCCGGACACCCGCACGCTGGTGTTGCGCTTCGCTCCCCTGCTCGGCCCGAGCCTGGACAATCCGGCGACGCGGTTGCTGTCGCACGCGGTGGTGCCCACGCTTCTGGGATTCGACCCGCTCTGGCAGGCGATCCACGAGGAGGACGCGGGCCGGGCGCTGCACCTGGCCCTGAGGGCGGACGCGGCGGGAGAATTCAACGTCGTGGGGCGCGGAGTGTTGCCCCTCTCCGGACTCATCCGCCAGGCGGGCGCGCGACCGCTCCCCCTGCCGGGGCCGTTGTTTCGTGGAGCACTTCGCGCGCTCGGCGTAGTGGGGGCGGGCACGTTGCCGGTGGCCCTGCTCGACTACATGCATTACTCCTGGGTCGCGGACGGGGAGCGCGCCGAGTCCGCGCTGGGGTTCGTGCCCCTCCACCATGTCAGGGACGCCGCCTCGGCGCTCAGAAGGAGCCAGTCATGACCAAGGGTGTCCTCGGGAATGATCCCTTCCAGCGGGGCGCCGCGCCCCGCACGGGCGAGGTGAAGGACGACGCGGCCGACCCGAAGGCCGCGAAGAAGTCCGCGGGGTCGAAGTCCGCGAAGGGCGCGAAGTCAGCGGGCAAGGCGAAGAGCGCCAAGGGTGGCGCGCCGAAGTCCGGCGCCCAGGCGAAGGCGCCCAGGGGCGGCAAGGCCGCGGAGGCCAAGCAGGCCACCGCGACGCCGAAGACGCCCGCCGCCAAGGTCCACATGTTCGAGGCCCGCACGGACGGACGCGGGAGCGCGCGGCACGAGCAGGACGCGCGCGACGTGGAGCAAGCCTCGGAAGCGAAGCACGGGCGTTCGTCCGCGAAGGACGCGCACGCTTCGGGCCAGCATCCGGCCGGCGAGGACGTCTCGCCGCTGCGTGAGCCCTCCGTACCAGGCCCCGCCGCCGAGCCCCGGCCTTCGCGGCCCCAGGTGCTGGCGGAGGAGGTTCACGGCGCGCGTCCCCAGGAGCGCAAGGTGGACCGCGCCCTGACGGAAGCGCTCGCGTCGGAGGCGGCGGAGACCGCGGCGAAGACGGCCGTGGACGAGCTGTTCGAGGGACAAAAGGGCCCGGACCGCGACATCGAGCGCATCCTCGCGACGGAGCTCGTCGCGGAGGTGGCCGAGTCCGCCGTGCGGCAGGTGCTGGACCACGGCCATGGCGAAGCCTCCGAGCGCGAGGTCGCCACCGCCGTCGCCACCCAGGTGGCCGAGGCCACCGCGGGTGTCGCCGTGGACGAGGTGCTGGACCACGACGCCAACGGCCCCGAGGAGCGGGCCCTGGACGAAGACGGCGAGGGGGGCTGGCCCACCGACGCCTGGATCCGCGACCCGAAGGACGTGCCTCCGGAGGACACCGGGGACACCTGGACCGCGGATGCCTGGCGCCGCGACCCGGAGGGGATGTCCGCGCCGGAGGACCCGGAAGAGAACGACGACCTGATCACCGGCGTCGAGCGCGTCGAGGAGAACGGCGTGCACATCTCCGTCTCCATCATCGAGGGCGCCGCCCCCACGGACGTGGAGCCCGAGGTGGAGCTGCCCGACGAGACCCACGACGAGCTGCCCCCCAGCCGCAGGCCCCTGTCGCTCGTGAGCGACCCCGGCGGGGCGCCCCTCCCCGAGGAAGCGGAGCGGGCCGCGCAGGGCTACGACCGTCCGGAGGAGCCGGCCCCGGCGTCCGGCTTCGCGGGCCGCGCCGCGGGCATGTTCTCGCTGGCGAAGGAGATCGCCGGCCAGGCGCTCGCGAGCGAAGGCCTGGGCCGCGCTGTGGGCGCCATGCACGGCCTGATGGAGGCCATGCGCACCAGCCTGGGCGCGGGCGGCGGCAGCCGGCTGGACGACTACGGCAAGGACGCGGGCCTGGTGGAGAGCCTCCAGCCCGTCCTCGACTTCCTCTACGAGCAGTACTGGCGCGTCTCCGTGGAGGGCGTGGATCAGGTGCCGCGCGGCGCCTCCATCCTCGTCGCCAACCACTCCGGCGCCCTGCCCTACGACGGCCTCGTGATGGCGCAGGCGCTGCTGCGGGAGCGCCCGGATCTGCCCGAGGCCCGCTGGCTGGTG
The sequence above is drawn from the Corallococcus sp. NCRR genome and encodes:
- a CDS encoding 1-acyl-sn-glycerol-3-phosphate acyltransferase, coding for MTKGVLGNDPFQRGAAPRTGEVKDDAADPKAAKKSAGSKSAKGAKSAGKAKSAKGGAPKSGAQAKAPRGGKAAEAKQATATPKTPAAKVHMFEARTDGRGSARHEQDARDVEQASEAKHGRSSAKDAHASGQHPAGEDVSPLREPSVPGPAAEPRPSRPQVLAEEVHGARPQERKVDRALTEALASEAAETAAKTAVDELFEGQKGPDRDIERILATELVAEVAESAVRQVLDHGHGEASEREVATAVATQVAEATAGVAVDEVLDHDANGPEERALDEDGEGGWPTDAWIRDPKDVPPEDTGDTWTADAWRRDPEGMSAPEDPEENDDLITGVERVEENGVHISVSIIEGAAPTDVEPEVELPDETHDELPPSRRPLSLVSDPGGAPLPEEAERAAQGYDRPEEPAPASGFAGRAAGMFSLAKEIAGQALASEGLGRAVGAMHGLMEAMRTSLGAGGGSRLDDYGKDAGLVESLQPVLDFLYEQYWRVSVEGVDQVPRGASILVANHSGALPYDGLVMAQALLRERPDLPEARWLVEDQVFHAPMLGTLFNRLGAVRASPENALRLLDEHRPLVVFPEGYQGASKPFAERYRLKRFGRGGFVKLALRTGAPIVPVAIVGAEETSPLLGRLPGGFLGFPSLPLTAPGPLPAKWTIRFGEPITMEGLAPEAADDLGEVQRLTERTRESIQGMLQALLRERRSVFTG
- a CDS encoding SDR family oxidoreductase, which gives rise to MEVIRAGKGPMRIAVTGANGDYGRLLLPRLEADPGVESILVLDTKEPQGTGKVEFHRVDLTRYDAEAELTDALTERPVDALFHLAFLFGPILNGPLAHELEVIGTMNVLTAVGRARLPRLVVPSLTVTYGARGNNPALLREGSPLFGCPHSRFVNDKVEVEGQVRAFRERNPDTRTLVLRFAPLLGPSLDNPATRLLSHAVVPTLLGFDPLWQAIHEEDAGRALHLALRADAAGEFNVVGRGVLPLSGLIRQAGARPLPLPGPLFRGALRALGVVGAGTLPVALLDYMHYSWVADGERAESALGFVPLHHVRDAASALRRSQS